A genomic window from Anopheles ziemanni chromosome X, idAnoZiCoDA_A2_x.2, whole genome shotgun sequence includes:
- the LOC131291236 gene encoding proton-associated sugar transporter A, with translation MEKLHEYQGWAGRWHEWRAGTRQRLDAWRERHPGGVRQFVQETVRQGCSLPSGPAQRGTTEELGVGTGWNESAVDFSHIYRRKTRLELIRISAAVMGIEFSYAAETAFVSPTLLKIGVEHQHMTLVWCLSPLVGFFLTPVLGSLSDRCRSNLGRRRPFILLLSLGVLLGLLLVPNGEDVGYAMGDFNPYAVNATLNDTGGGASEADAPAKRPRHPWGIFFTILGTVLLDFDADACQSPARAFLLDVTVPEDHARGLSTFTIMAGLGGFMGYSLGGIDWDSTSLGVVFGGHVRAVFSLITVIFVVCVLCTVTSFSEIPLWILEEEIERQEPPAPADPAAGEGKSPDQDSALQGRPEPASYGSVERKSAVVAGGQYDVLPGENFAETSFSRNGIRPPGVEVAGGSEPAPKGSDADATAPSVTLGMYLLSIVYMPHSLRMVCLTNLFCWMAHVCYSLYFTDFVGEAVFDGDPKALDGTEKYLLYEAGVRFGCWGMAMYSLSCACYSLIIERLIRRFRAKRVYVGGLLFYCLGMSLMALSKHRVGVIVFSWTAGVMYSTLFTMPYLLVAHYHSEGVFEVNDCGVAKHAEVPSIRGLGTDVAIVSSMVFLAQFVLSICMGSIVAWTGTTTAVVSIAAMLSFCGAISATQIMYLDL, from the exons ATGGAGAAACTGCACGAGTACCAGGGCTGGGCGGGACGGTGGCATGAGTGGCGCGCCGGGACTCGCCAGCGGCTCGACGCTTGGCGCGAGCGACATCCGGGCGGTGTGCGACAGTTCGTACAGGAAACGGTCCGGCAAGGCTGCTCGTTGCCGTCCGGTCCGGCCCAGCGTGGCACGACCGAGGAGCTGGGCGTCGGCACGGGATGGAACGAGAGTGCCGTCGATTTCTCGCACATCTATCG CCGTAAGACACGCCTCGAGCTGATCCGCATCTCGGCCGCGGTGATGGGAATCGAGTTTTCGTACGCAGCCGAGACGGCGTTTGTATCGCCAACGCTGCTCAAGATCGGCGTAGAGCACCAGCATATGACGCTGGTCTGGTGTCTATCGCCCCTGGTTGGCTTCTTCCTGACGCCGGTGCTCGGCTCGCTGAGTGACCGGTGCCGCAGCAACCTGGGCCGTCGGCGTCCGTTCATCCTGCTGCTCTCGCTCGGCGTCCTGCTCGGACTGCTGCTCGTGCCGAACGGCGAGGACGTGGGGTATGCCATGGGCGACTTCAATCCGTACGCCGTCAACGCAACACTCAACGATACCGGCGGTGGAGCGAGCGAAG CTGATGCGCCCGCCAAGCGTCCCCGACACCCGTGGGGCATCTTCTTCACCATTCTCGGCACGGTGCTGCTCGACTTCGATGCCGACGCCTGTCAGAGTCCGGCCCGGGCGTTCCTGCTGGACGTGACGGTCCCGGAGGATCACGCGCGCGGACTGTCCACCTTCACCATCATGGCGGGCCTGGGCGGTTTCATGGGCTACTCGCTCGGCGGCATCGACTGGGATAGCACCTCGCTTGGCGTCGTGTTCGGTGGTCACGTCCGTGCCGTCTTCTCGCTCATCACGGTCATCTTCGTGGTGTGCGTTCTCTGTACCGTGACGAGCTTCAGCGAGATCCCGCTGTGGATTCTGGAGGAGGAAATCGAGCGCCAGGAGCCACCAGCTCCGGCTGACCCTGCGGCCGGGGAGGGTAAGTCCCCGGACCAGGATTCCGCACTGCAGGGTCGCCCGGAACCAGCCTCGTACGGTTCGGTGGAAAGGAAGAGCGCTGTAGTCGCTGGCGGTCAGTACGACGTGCTTCCTGGCGAAAACTTTGCCGAAACTAGCTTCAGTCGCAATGGTATCAGGCCGCCGGGGGTGGAGGTAGCTGGCGGTAGCGAGCCCGCACCGAAGGGGAGCGACGCCGACGCTACGGCCCCGTCCGTCACGCTCGGCATGTACCTGCTCTCCATCGTCTATATGCCGCACTCGCTACGCATGGTCTGCCTCACGAACCTGTTCTGCTGGATGGCGCACGTCTGCTACTCGCTCTACTTCACCGACTTCGTCGGGGAGGCCGTGTTCGATGGCGATCCCAAG GCGCTGGACGGAACGGAGAAGTACCTGCTGTACGAGGCGGGCGTCCGCTTCGGCTGCTGGGGTATGGCGATGTACTCGCTGTCCTGCGCCTGCTACTCGCTGATCATCGAGCGGCTCATCCGGCGGTTCCGCGCCAAGCGCGTCTACGTCGGCGGACTCCTCTTCTACTGTCTCGGCATGTCGCTGATGGCGCTCTCCAAGCACCGCGTTGGCGTGATCGTCTTCAGCTGGACCGCCGGCGTCATGTACTCGACGCTCTTCACCATGCCCTACCTGCTGGTGGCCCACTACCATTCGGAAGGAGTC TTCGAAGTGAACGACTGCGGTGTGGCGAAGCACGCCGAGGTGCCCAGCATCCGCGGCCTCGGCACCGACGTGGCCATCGTCAGCAGCATGGTGTTTCTGGCCCAGTTCGTGCTCTCGATCTGCATGGGCTCGATCGTCGCCTGGACCGGCACGACCACCGCTGTCGTCAGCATTGCCGCCATGCTCAGCTTCTGTGGGGCCATCTCGGCAACCCAGATCATGTATCtggatttgtaa
- the LOC131290927 gene encoding tetratricopeptide repeat protein 21B-like translates to MDEHDYRSVIIYHARNRYYHTMQRTVLEAMAKYTSEVSFRFFNGLALVLDGIRIQEGIRELNQLRNDRDLGMAVTLCLMYTHKRCHIVDKEELISLDVKLKEERKRLTAQSAYYSALFLYLSGKTEKAKEYADKALRLKPDHGDVLSLKGWSELQLGNTSNHTLELFNRALESGGKHLDASLGQVRFHQLNSDFDTAIAVLNRLAVRFSESVIPLVEKMRTHLSNWHWEHTTEIANRILVEEPANLEALTVKIMVLLVKDGNYGAGVSALQYLASSLEKIEPANGELFLRLGQLYAAVCGRHPGILAETFKLVEKAVKVNGSNADYLTELGYQAILQRRYKEAVAYFKSATKVNDSSVYTLCGLTLCQMLEGGISDQVTQQLEFLTEIQDTSANPLLLFMTARLHADNSVRAIELLSAASEAHFKNLKALAYGPEYLRLFNPDFLLQLIRELLTHSPVKGVVSVGSSFAANGMLQQQHPVLLQAANLLESVVKACPGLVEAVYLLALVQRLGGEVAAASATLNRILQELDPAYPDAHLLLAEINIDQKQYQRAAQNLEICLSHSFKVRENPMYHLLYGIILKNQQQHEDALKSFMSALNLSGMNTGGTIGPGSNVKSSALGNLKLSSTDRLTLYLEMIGTHQQLNQSTEALKLLEHVSSEFGGTSEEGRLALAMADFYIQQGNHAKAIELLRKMQPDHQYYIQAKTKMAYIYLNHRKDRLTFAQCFRELVANCPNASSHLILGDAYMSIQEPDDAIDAYREALRQNPRDSLLASKLGRAYVRTHQYRKAITYYQEAIVNPENYPLKLDLAELYLKLKQYQNAEQTLADDVNDTRANMDDPTVLQMRTKQLLLLARIREKAGQLSASLQTLKEARDNQLKVQQRLLLDHTSGVATEQNKMLSKICVLMAEQSQAIRDNEQMIHHYKEALKYAQSDTVIMAALARVYMQLNRMDDCQATCAQIVQIDPNNEMALVMMADLSFRRMDFESAAYHFSQLLVNQPNYWTALARLIEVLRRSGTLPDAGGFLQRAEEEATRSDGEAGLSYCKGLYEWYRGNPNSALRLFNYCRRNAEWGQQAIYNMIEICLNPDGELPNEGSIADIGADDLEIKDSRAMALRTAERLLNELRPRPGVLDNEALNHRLLENFLLVASRQKYNVERALQNFTSIASQDEYREHIGVIYGMAATHVILKQGQRAKNQLKRVAKNVWTFEEAEYLEKCWLLLSDLYIQAGKCELATDLLKRVLQHNKSCTKAYELGGIAFEKEQNYRAAAAYYDSAWRYCGKSKPNIGYKLAFNHMKNKRYADAIDICQQVLKLHPDYPSIRKDILEKCRNNLKA, encoded by the exons ATGGACGAACACGACTACCGCAGTGTGATTATTTACCACGCAAGGAACCGCTACTACCACACGATGCAGCGCACCGTTCTGGAAGCGATGGCCAAGTATACCAGCGAGGTAAGCTTTCGATTCTTCAACGGCCTAGCGCTCGTCTTGGACGGAATCCGTATCCAAGAGGGCATCCGGGAGCTAAACCAGCTACGAAACGACCGCGATCTCGGCATGGCTGTGACGCTCTGCTTGATGTACACGCACAAGCGGTGCCACATCGTGGACAAGGAGGAACTGATCAGCTTGGACGTGAAGCTCAAGGAGGAGAGGAAAAGACTAACGGCACAGTCCGCTTACTATTCGGCACTGTTTCTATATCTGAGCGGCAAAACGGAGAAGGCAAAGGAGTACGCTGACAAGGCACTGCGCCTCAAGCCCGACCACGGGGATGTCCTGTCGCTGAAGGGCTGGTCCGAGCTGCAGCTGGGCAACACTAGCAACCATACGCTGGAGCTGTTCAATCGGGCGCTCGAGAGTGGGGGCAAACATCTCGATGCCAGCCTCGGCCAGGTGCGTTTTCATCAGCTGAACAGTGACTTTGACACGGCGATTGCGGTGCTGAACCGGTTGGCGGTTCGCTTTTCCGAGTCGGTCATTCCTTTGGTGGAAAAGATGCGAACACACCTCTCCAACTGGCACTGGGAGCACACGACGGAGATTGCGAACCGAATTCTGGTCGAAGAGCCGGCCAACCTGGAGGCGCTTACCGTGAAGATCATGGTGTTGCTGGTGAAGGACGGTAATTATGGTGCCGGCGTGAGTGCGCTGCAGTATCTGGCGAGCTCGTTGGAGAAAATCGAACCGGCCAATGGGGAGCTGTTTTTGCGCTTGGGGCAACTGTACGCGGCCGTCTGCGGGCGCCACCCGGGCATACTGGCCGAAACGTTCAAGCTGGTGGAAAAGGCGGTCAAAGTGAATGGGTCCAACGCGGACTATCTAACGGAGTTGGGCTATCAGGCAATCCTCCAGCGTCGGTATAAGGAAGCGGTAGCGTACTTCAAAAGTGCCACCAAGGTTAACGATAGCTCCGTGTACACCCTTTGTGGTCTGACGCTTTGCCAGATGCTGGAGGGTGGCATTTCCGACCAGGTGACGCAGCAGCTGGAGTTTCTGACCGAAATCCAGGACACGTCTGCCAATCCGTTGCTGCTCTTCATGACCGCCAGGCTGCATGCGGACAACTCTGTCCGTGCGATTGAACTGTTGTCCGCGGCGTCGGAAGCACACTTTAAGAATCTGAAAGCCCTCGCGTACGGCCCGGAGTATCTGAGGCTATTCAATCCTGATTTTCTTCTGCAACTGATACGCGAACTGTTGACACATTCACCTGTGAAGGGCGTGGTTTCGGTGGGTTCGAGTTTTGCGGCAAACGGCATgctgcaacaacaacatccagtGCTGCTGCAGGCGGCCAACCTGCTCGAGTCAGTCGTAAAGGCCTGCCCGGGGCTGGTCGAGGCAGTCTATCTATTGGCGCTGGTACAACGGCTCGGTGGTGAGGTAGCGGCGGCATCTGCAACACTTAACCGTATCTTGCAGGAGCTTGATCCCGCGTACCCCGACGCGCACCTGCTGCTAGCGGAAATAAACATCGATCAGAAGCAGTACCAGCGGGCCGCACAGAATCTCGAGATTTGCCTCAGTCACAGCTTCAAGGTGCGCGAAAACCCAATGTACCATCTGCTGTATggtattattttgaaaaaccagcagcagcacgaggACGCACTGAAAAGCTTCATGAGTGCCTTGAATCTGAGCGGTATGAACACCGGTGGCACTATCGGGCCCGGTAGCAACGTCAAATCGTCCGCCCTAGGAAATCTGAAACTTAGTTCAACCGATCGGCTTACGCTTTACCTGGAAATGATCGGCACGCACCAGCAATTGAACCAGAGTACGGAGGCGCTAAAGCTGCTAGAGCATGTGTCGTCCGAGTTCGGTGGTACGTCGGAGGAGGGTCGGCTGGCGTTGGCAATGGCTGACTTTTACATCCAACAGGGTAACCACGCGAAGGCCATTGAGCTGTTGCGAAAAATGCAACCAGATCATCAGTACTACATCCAGGCCAAGACGAAGATGGCTTACATTTATCTGAACCACCGCAAAGATCGGCTCACGTTCGCCCAGTGCTTTCGCGAGCTGGTAGCGAACTGCCCGAACGCCTCGAGTCACCTCATCCTCGGCGACGCGTACATGTCCATTCAGGAGCCGGACGATGCCATCGACGCGTACCGGGAGGCACTTCGGCAGAATCCGCGTGATTCGCTGCTCGCTAGTAAGCTCGGTCGGGCGTACGTGCGAACGCATCAGTACCGTAAGGCCATCACCTACTACCAAGAAGCTATAGTCAACCCGGAGAACTATCCTTTAAAACTGGACCTGGCGGAACTCTACCTTAAGCTGAAGCAGTACCAAAATGCCGAACAGACTCTTGCGGACGATGTTAATGACACTAGAGC TAACATGGATGATCCAACCGTGCTTCAGATGCGCACGAAACAACTACTGCTGCTCGCTCGGATACGCGAGAAGGCTGGCCAACTGAGCGCCTCCCTGCAGACACTGAAAGAGGCCAGGGACAACCAGTTGAAGGTGCAGCAGCGCTTGCTGTTGGACCATACGAGCGGTGTCGCGACCGAACAGAACAAGATGCTATCCAA AATATGTGTACTGATGGCCGAGCAGTCGCAGGCAATTCGAGACAACGAACAAATGATACACCACTACAAGGAGGCGCTCAAGTATGCACAGTCCGACACGGTCATAATGGCAGCGCTGGCCCGTGTCTACATGCAGTTGAACCGGATGGACGATTGCCAAGCGACGTGTGCGCAGATTGTGCAGATCGATCCCAACAACGAGATGGCGCTGGTGATGATGGCGGATCTGTCCTTCCGGCGAATGGACTTCGAAAGTGCGGCCTACCATTTCTCGCAGCTGCTGGTGAACCAGCCGAACTACTGGACTGCGCTGGCACGGCTCATCGAGGTGTTGCGCCGGAGTGGAACGCTGCCGGACGCCGGTGGGTTTCTGCAGCGGGCCGAGGAGGAAGCGACCCGGTCGGATGGCGAGGCCGGGCTGAGCTACTGCAAGGGACTGTACGAGTGGTATCGGGGCAATCCGAACAGCGCGCTGCGGCTGTTCAACTACTGCCGGCGGAATGCCGAATGGGGTCAGCAGGCGATCTACAACATGATCGAGATCTGCCTCAATCCGGATGGCGAGCTGCCGAACGAGGGTTCGATCGCCGACATCGGGGCGGACGATCTGGAGATCAAGGACTCGCGGGCGATGGCGTTGCGTACCGCCGAGCGGCTGCTCAACGAGCTGCGACCCAGGCCGGGCGTGCTGGATAACGAGGCGCTCAATCACCGGCTGCTAGAGAACTTCCTGCTCGTAGCCTCCCGGCAGAAGTACAACGTCGAGCGGGCGCTGCAGAATTTCACCAGCATCGCGTCCCAGGACGAATACCGGGAGCATATCGGGGTCATCTATGGCATGGCGGCGACCCACGTCATTCTGAAGCAGGGCCAACGGGCGAAGAACCAGCTGAAGCGTGTCGCCAAGAACGTCTGGACGTTCGAGGAGGCCGAGTACTTGGAGAAGTGCTGGCTGCTGCTGTCCGATCTGTACATTCAAGCCGGCAAGTGCGAGCTGGCCACCGATCTGCTGAAGCGCGTCCTGCAGCACAACAAGTCCTGCACCAAAGCGTACGAGCTCGGAGGCATCGCATTCGAGAAGGAGCAGAACTATCGAGCCGCGGCGGCTTACTACGACAGCGCTTGGCGCTACTGCGGCAAATCGAAGCCGAACATTGGCTACAAGCTGGCGTTCAACCATATGAAGAATAAGCGTTATGCGGACGCGATCGATATATGCCAGCAGGTGCTTAAGTTGCATCCGGATTATCCGTCGATTCGGAAGGACATTCTTGAGAAGTGCCGAAATAATCTGAAAGCGTAG